A genomic region of Leptotrichia hofstadii contains the following coding sequences:
- the metH gene encoding methionine synthase has product MTKNKYKNSYNLLQNDLKNKILLLDGAMGTMIQQEKLTASDFGGEKYEGCNDYLVLQRPDVIKNIHKRYLEAGSDIIETNSFGALDIVLKDYDLEDKVFEMNKAAAKLVNEAIAEYRSEHPEVTRNLYVAGALGPSNKSISVTGGVTFEELIHSYYTAVSGLMAGGVDLILFETIQDTRNLKAAYLGLKKAMEENYTVPLMLSFTIESTGTTLAGQTADAFYYAVNHMNPFSVGLNCATGPEFMTQFLKTLNNISNTYISVYPNAGLPNEDGEYEETPDTLSAKIEPFFQNNYLNIVGGCCGTTPEHIQKIKEKSVNYSPRVIDENKDFNDVSGLIALETPKNRPIYVGERTNVIGSRIFKNLIASEKFDEATEVARLQIKGRADVIDICLANPDRDEIADMKAFLDKVAKFAKVPLMIDSTDINVVKEGLTYLQGKGIINSINLEDGEKKFADMAKVIKDFGASVVVGLIDEEGMAVSVEKKLKVARRSYELLTKKYGIDERDIIFDTLVFPVATGDQKYIGSATATIEAIRQIKAEMPNVKTILGVSNVSFGLPVAGREVLNTYYMQKAYEAGLDYAIVNTEKVMPMDEISDEEKELAENLLFHTNDENVSKFANFYREKKAIQKVVDTSNLTTEEKVSNLVVEGSKKDLIVYLDELLQKYSPIDIINGPLMTGMDEVGRLFNNNDLIVAEVLQSAEVMKASVSHLEQFMEKDESSVKGKVIMATVKGDVHDIGKNLVGIIIGNNGYEVIDLGINTPAEKIREAIIEHKADFLGLSGLLVKSATEMVNTMGVLHEAGIDIPIFVGGAALTEKFTVNKIEPAYKNNIVIYSRDAMTALADLNKMIDEKKFEEFKEYLQKRRELVTIKDAKKLEQLKVKPTVSDIKDADGTFDFSKVELPKYDFEKIYKPQTLNKQIITNIKAKDVFPFINLQMLIGKHLGMKWIVNNLIEKQDPRTIKLYNEILDIIENGDEYFDIKAIYKFFPVRRKAGERKEDFKIEVLSDDLSTVLETFDFPRQKYGQYLSLNDYVSPDGIDYIGFFVATAGEKSRLVSNELKEKGEFYRGHIVNSVGLELAEATSEYIHKMMRQDVGIIDKDISLNEILNAQYQGNRYSFGYPACPDLSDQRKLFNLLKPERYGISLTEEFMMYPEATVSAIVFSQPFCKYFNM; this is encoded by the coding sequence ATGACAAAAAATAAATACAAAAATTCTTACAATTTATTGCAAAATGATTTGAAAAATAAAATATTACTGCTGGATGGAGCGATGGGGACTATGATTCAGCAGGAAAAACTGACTGCAAGTGATTTTGGCGGAGAAAAATATGAAGGGTGCAATGATTATCTTGTATTGCAAAGACCTGACGTTATTAAAAATATCCATAAAAGATATTTAGAAGCTGGGAGTGATATTATTGAAACTAACAGTTTTGGAGCTTTGGATATTGTATTAAAGGATTACGATTTGGAAGATAAAGTTTTTGAGATGAATAAAGCTGCGGCAAAGCTTGTAAATGAAGCTATTGCTGAATATAGAAGCGAGCATCCTGAAGTTACGAGAAATCTTTATGTTGCAGGAGCATTAGGACCTTCCAATAAGTCTATCAGCGTTACTGGGGGAGTAACTTTTGAAGAGCTTATCCATAGCTATTATACAGCTGTTTCTGGGCTTATGGCTGGTGGAGTTGACTTAATTCTGTTTGAAACTATTCAAGATACAAGAAATTTGAAAGCGGCTTATTTGGGGCTTAAAAAGGCTATGGAAGAAAATTATACTGTTCCGTTAATGCTCTCGTTTACAATTGAAAGTACAGGAACTACACTTGCAGGACAAACTGCAGATGCTTTTTACTACGCTGTAAACCACATGAATCCATTTTCTGTGGGACTGAACTGTGCAACGGGGCCTGAATTTATGACACAATTTTTAAAGACACTAAATAATATTTCAAATACATATATTTCAGTTTATCCAAATGCTGGACTTCCTAACGAAGATGGCGAATACGAAGAAACTCCAGACACATTGTCGGCAAAAATTGAGCCGTTTTTTCAAAATAATTATCTAAATATTGTTGGAGGGTGCTGTGGAACTACGCCTGAACATATTCAGAAAATTAAGGAAAAAAGTGTAAACTATTCTCCAAGAGTTATTGACGAAAACAAAGATTTTAACGATGTATCAGGACTAATTGCTTTAGAAACTCCAAAAAACCGTCCGATTTACGTGGGAGAACGTACAAATGTAATTGGTTCACGTATTTTTAAAAACTTAATTGCAAGCGAGAAATTTGATGAGGCGACAGAAGTTGCCAGACTTCAGATTAAAGGGCGTGCGGATGTAATTGATATTTGTCTTGCGAATCCTGATAGAGATGAAATCGCCGACATGAAGGCATTTTTAGATAAAGTGGCAAAATTTGCAAAAGTTCCTCTTATGATTGACTCAACTGATATAAATGTTGTTAAAGAAGGGCTTACTTACTTGCAAGGGAAAGGAATTATAAATTCGATTAACCTTGAAGATGGAGAAAAGAAATTTGCTGACATGGCAAAGGTTATTAAGGATTTTGGGGCTTCTGTCGTTGTAGGACTGATTGATGAGGAAGGAATGGCTGTTTCAGTTGAGAAAAAATTGAAAGTTGCTAGAAGAAGTTACGAACTTCTTACGAAAAAATACGGAATTGATGAAAGAGATATAATTTTTGACACATTAGTTTTCCCAGTTGCTACAGGAGATCAGAAGTATATCGGCTCTGCCACAGCAACAATTGAGGCAATTAGGCAAATTAAAGCTGAAATGCCGAATGTAAAAACAATTTTAGGGGTAAGTAATGTTTCATTTGGACTGCCTGTCGCAGGAAGAGAAGTTTTGAATACCTACTATATGCAAAAAGCCTACGAAGCTGGACTTGACTATGCGATAGTGAATACTGAAAAAGTTATGCCAATGGACGAAATTTCAGATGAAGAAAAGGAATTGGCAGAAAATCTATTATTCCATACAAACGATGAAAATGTATCAAAATTTGCAAACTTCTACCGTGAAAAAAAAGCCATCCAAAAAGTGGTCGATACAAGCAACTTAACTACTGAAGAAAAAGTCTCAAATTTAGTTGTTGAAGGAAGTAAAAAAGATTTGATTGTCTATCTTGATGAATTACTTCAGAAATATTCTCCAATTGACATAATAAACGGTCCTCTGATGACTGGAATGGATGAAGTTGGAAGATTGTTTAACAACAATGACTTAATTGTTGCCGAAGTTTTGCAAAGTGCAGAAGTTATGAAAGCCTCAGTTTCTCATCTAGAACAGTTTATGGAAAAAGATGAATCATCTGTAAAAGGAAAAGTAATTATGGCAACAGTAAAAGGGGATGTTCACGACATTGGAAAAAATCTGGTTGGGATAATCATTGGAAATAATGGTTACGAAGTAATTGACTTAGGAATAAATACACCTGCTGAAAAAATCCGTGAAGCAATTATTGAACATAAAGCAGATTTCTTGGGCCTTTCCGGACTTCTTGTAAAATCTGCCACAGAAATGGTGAATACTATGGGCGTTCTGCATGAAGCTGGTATTGATATTCCAATATTTGTAGGAGGTGCTGCACTTACGGAAAAATTCACTGTAAATAAAATTGAGCCTGCCTACAAAAATAACATTGTAATTTACTCAAGAGATGCAATGACAGCTCTTGCTGACTTAAACAAAATGATTGATGAGAAAAAATTTGAAGAATTTAAGGAATATTTACAAAAGCGTAGAGAGCTTGTAACAATTAAGGATGCAAAAAAACTTGAACAGCTAAAAGTTAAACCAACGGTAAGTGATATTAAGGATGCTGATGGAACATTTGATTTTTCAAAAGTTGAACTTCCAAAATATGACTTTGAAAAAATTTATAAGCCACAAACATTAAATAAACAAATTATAACAAATATAAAAGCAAAAGATGTATTCCCATTCATAAATTTACAAATGTTAATTGGAAAACATCTTGGAATGAAATGGATTGTAAATAATCTAATTGAAAAGCAAGACCCTAGAACAATAAAATTATACAATGAAATTTTGGATATTATCGAAAATGGCGATGAATACTTTGATATAAAAGCCATTTACAAGTTTTTCCCTGTACGTCGAAAAGCTGGAGAAAGAAAGGAAGATTTCAAAATCGAAGTTTTATCCGATGACTTGTCAACTGTTTTAGAAACATTTGATTTCCCAAGACAAAAATATGGACAGTATTTATCATTAAATGACTATGTAAGCCCAGATGGAATTGACTACATTGGATTCTTCGTTGCAACTGCAGGAGAAAAATCAAGACTTGTTTCAAATGAACTTAAAGAAAAAGGTGAATTTTACAGAGGGCATATTGTAAATTCTGTAGGACTTGAACTTGCTGAAGCAACATCAGAATACATTCACAAGATGATGCGTCAGGATGTAGGAATTATCGACAAGGACATCTCCTTAAACGAAATTTTAAACGCTCAGTATCAAGGAAACCGTTACTCTTTCGGCTACCCAGCCTGCCCAGATTTAAGTGACCAGAGAAAATTATTTAATCTTTTAAAACCAGAAAGATACGGAATCTCTCTAACAGAAGAATTTATGATGTATCCAGAAGCTACGGTAAGTGCAATTGTATTCTCACAGCCATTCTGTAAATATTTTAATATGTAA
- a CDS encoding type II toxin-antitoxin system HicB family antitoxin has translation MKYNYYAVFEKEKDGKYSIYYPDLPGCFSCGDNMEEALYMAKDALEGYLLISEEDNEFIREPSTYYELDKNLKENEILQLITADTDFIKKLNI, from the coding sequence ATGAAATATAATTATTATGCAGTCTTTGAAAAAGAAAAAGATGGGAAATACAGCATTTATTATCCTGATTTACCAGGTTGTTTTTCATGTGGAGATAATATGGAAGAAGCATTATATATGGCAAAAGATGCTTTGGAAGGGTATTTATTAATTTCTGAAGAAGATAACGAATTTATAAGAGAGCCAAGCACATATTACGAACTTGATAAAAATTTAAAAGAAAATGAAATATTACAATTAATAACAGCAGATACAGATTTTATAAAAAAGTTAAATATTTAG
- a CDS encoding type II toxin-antitoxin system HicA family toxin, with the protein MSSKEIIKMLEKDGWILRKIVGSHHHFKHPNKIGKVTVPHPKKDLTAGIVNSILKQAGLK; encoded by the coding sequence ATGTCTTCAAAGGAAATTATTAAAATGTTGGAAAAAGATGGCTGGATATTAAGAAAAATAGTTGGTAGCCATCATCATTTCAAACATCCTAACAAAATTGGAAAAGTTACTGTTCCTCATCCTAAAAAGGATTTAACGGCAGGAATAGTAAACAGTATCTTGAAACAGGCTGGCTTGAAATAG